DNA from Arthrobacter sp. FW305-BF8:
GTCCAGAATGCAGAGGGTGCCTAGGTTGTAGCCGTTCCGGGTCTTGAGGGGAGCGCCGGCGTAGAACTTCAGGCCGAACTCGCCAGCGACCAGCGGATTGAGCAGCGTCCGCGGGTCCTCCGGCGCGTTTTCCACCACCCAGAGATCGTCCTGCAGGATCGCCGACGCGCACAGGCCCGGTTCCCTGCTGATCTGCTCCACGTCCAGGCCGTGGTGGGACTTGAACCAGATCCGGTCATGGTCCACGATCGACACGATGGCCACCGGCACCGAGAACATCCTGGCAGCCAGGGCGGTGACTGTGTCGAAGGCGCCGTCCGGGGGAGTGTCGAGGATGCCGTAGCTGTGCACGGCCTCCATCCGCGCCTCCTCGTCGGCGGGAATGACGGTGGCGTCCACCTTGTGCTTTCCGCGGCTGCTTAGGGAAAGCTCATACAGGGCCTGGCTCACCTCGGTAGTCGACGGCCTGTCCTCCGGGTTCCTGGCCGTCATGGCCGCCAGGAGGAGGCGCCACTCAGGCTCCACATCCTCAGGGATGTGGGGGTCGTCCATCAGGCGGGCAAGGGCGCTCTGCAACGGGTCGCCGGGAAATGCCTGCTGCCCGGTCAGGCTCTCCAACAGCACCAGGCCCAGGGAGTAAACATCGCTGGGCGGGCCAATGGGTTCGGCCTTCGCCTGCTCCGGGCTGAGGTAGCCAGCGGTGCCGAGGAATCCGCCGTCGTTCAGGTCCGGCGCGTCTGCCATCAGGGCGATGCCGAAATCCGTCAGCTTTGCGTGCATGCGGGCGGTGTCGTGCTGGTAGTCGAAGACCAGGATGTTCCCGGGCTTGACGTCCCGGTGGACCACGCCGCTTTCGTGGATGTAGGCGAGGGCGTCCGCCACGTCGTAGCCAATTTCGGCCGTGTGCCGGGAAGAGAGCGGGCCTTCGGCGAGGCGGCGCTTGAGATCCGGGCCTTCCACCAGCTCCATGACCAGGTAGATGCGGGTGCGGCCGGGCTCTTCCCGGTCCACGCCGGCGTCAAGGAGCGTGATAAGACTGTGGTGGTTCAGGGTCGCCAGGACTTTGACCTCGGCGTCATCATCACGGGCTGTTTCATGGGCGGCGTTGCTTCTATTGATGATCTTGAGGGCGACTTCGCGCTCGAGGGACAGGTCGACGGCCCGGTACACGTTGGCCATGGCTCCGGAACCGATCTGTTCCACCACCCGGTACCGTTCGCCAATGACTGCGCCTTCTGCAATGCCGGGTTGTACGGCCATGAGGAACCTTGATCTTCCCGCCTGGCCCCGGGGCCGGCGATATTCGTGCGTTGAAGCGCTGTGACAGCAGTGTGCGCCAGATACATACTTTTGGATACACAGAAAGAGCCGATTTGCATCGGCTCTTTCTGTGGTCCGGCCTAGATAAGGCTGGGGGCGCTTGCCAGTATGTAGTCAGCGGCTGCGGGACCCGTCATGGCCAGTTCGCAGTTCTCCGGATCGATGCCGCGCTCCCTAAGCGCTGTGAACAGGGAGCCGGGGGCGGCTGGCTGCAACTGGTGGATCAGGCACCAGCTGGTGTATAGGCCATAAAGTTCGTCGGGACCGAAGACTGTGTCGGTTTCCCGCTCAGTGGTGAGCGCCTCGGCGATAAATTGGTCAAACTTGGTGGCATCCATTTTTTGGCTCCTCTAGGACATGCACATTGATCCGCCGTTTCTGCTTCAGCGATAAACGGATCTCCGCCCATGGGGCCAGCGATCTACCTGAAACCTATGCGAGACAGACTGTTCTGTCTAGTTGAGCGGGTAACGCGCAGACCAATCTCCGGGGCAACACCTACTGCCGGGTACGAATGGTGTCCCGGGCGCTCGGTCCGAGTCGCTGAGAGCGGGCGGGCGCGGTGCAGCTCTCCGCTTGCAGGCGCCTGATGCACGCCGGCGTGGCGTCGATTTGCACGCTCCCCGGCGTCCGTGTAGAGTCTTTCGAGTCGCCGCCGCTGAAGCGGAAAAATAGCGACCGACCCCCTTTCGAACAGCCTGAAAAATGGTGCACTAACAGTGCGCCGGGGACGGGCCGGGGACCTCCCTGCAAGCGAAAATCGCGGAAACGCCGATTTGCAAAGCTTCGACAGGCCGGGTAAGTTTGAAAAGTTGCTCCGGAGCGATCCTGAACGTTGGTTTGGGTGGTGCCGGGTGTGTCTGTTGTTTGAGAACTCAATAGTGTGCCAAGTTTGTTGATACCGATTTTTTATGAATTGGTTGATTGTGCCGGACTGCCCACCTCCGTGGTGTGGTCTGGTGTTTTTAGCTGGTTTCAAATTTTGTGCAGCCTGGTTTCCGCGTTATTTCCGTGGTTCCTGGTTGTGTCTGTTTTTCTTCAACGGAGAGTTTGATCCTGGCTCAGGATGAACGCTGGCGGCGTGCTTAACACATGCAAGTCGAACGATGATCCGGTGCTTGCACCGGGGATTAGTGGCGAACGGGTGAGTAACACGTGAGTAACCTGCCCTTGACTCTGGGATAAGCCTGGGAAACTGGGTCTAATACCGGATATGACTCCTCATCGCATGGTGGGGGGTGGAAAGCTTTTGCGGTTTTGGATGGACTCGCGGCCTATCAGCTTGTTGGTGAGGTAATGGCTCACCAAGGCGACGACGGGTAGCCGGCCTGAGAGGGTGACCGGCCACACTGGGACTGAGACACGGCCCAGACTCCTACGGGAGGCAGCAGTGGGGAATATTGCACAATGGGCGAAAGCCTGATGCAGCGACGCCGCGTGAGGGATGACGGCCTTCGGGTTGTAAACCTCTTTCAGTAGGGAAGAAGCGAAAGTGACGGTACCTGCAGAAGAAGCGCCGGCTAACTACGTGCCAGCAGCCGCGGTAATACGTAGGGCGCAAGCGTTATCCGGAATTATTGGGCGTAAAGAGCTCGTAGGCGGTTTGTCGCGTCTGCCGTGAAAGTCCGGGGCTCAACTCCGGATCTGCGGTGGGTACGG
Protein-coding regions in this window:
- a CDS encoding protein kinase domain-containing protein; this encodes MAVQPGIAEGAVIGERYRVVEQIGSGAMANVYRAVDLSLEREVALKIINRSNAAHETARDDDAEVKVLATLNHHSLITLLDAGVDREEPGRTRIYLVMELVEGPDLKRRLAEGPLSSRHTAEIGYDVADALAYIHESGVVHRDVKPGNILVFDYQHDTARMHAKLTDFGIALMADAPDLNDGGFLGTAGYLSPEQAKAEPIGPPSDVYSLGLVLLESLTGQQAFPGDPLQSALARLMDDPHIPEDVEPEWRLLLAAMTARNPEDRPSTTEVSQALYELSLSSRGKHKVDATVIPADEEARMEAVHSYGILDTPPDGAFDTVTALAARMFSVPVAIVSIVDHDRIWFKSHHGLDVEQISREPGLCASAILQDDLWVVENAPEDPRTLLNPLVAGEFGLKFYAGAPLKTRNGYNLGTLCILDFEPRTMTDEDCANLRDLAAVVMTDLELRLEAAAGLPAPQASGVVH